A segment of the Vibrio sp. YMD68 genome:
AACTGATCGATATGGTCATTGAGGACCAGTTTAGCCTCTTCTAACCAGGGGGTTTCTTTTGGGAAGGTCGCCAATTGCAGCAATAAGCAGTCTTGTAGGTTGACGGAGCCTGCACCCAATGGGTCAAATTGCTGAATGCGTTTTCGAACCGCTTCAATTTCATCTAGCTCGATATCTTCGTTATCAAAGCTTTCTAAAATATCTTGGGTTGAAACCGTGAGGTAACCGTAATCATCAATCGCATCTATGATCGCCAAAGCGATGGTTCTATCGGTATCGCTGAATGGTGTTAAATCGAGCTGCCATAGCAGGTAGTCTTGAAGTGATTGAGTGGTTTCACCCTGATAGACCGGGGCATCATCATCAAATGCAATACCAGTACTGCCCGTATTTGCTGAGTAAACATCTTCCCATGTGGTGTCGATTTCAAGTTCATTACTGATCTCTGACTTTTCAATAAGCTCAGAGCTGTCTTTTTGATCCGGTTCTGTGACTTCGACTGTGGGCGCTTGTTCTGCCTGGGTGTTTTTTTCCTCATTAACGCTCGGCTCATCGTTAGATTCTTCCACGTCGAGTAAAGGGTTAGAATCAAGCGCTTCCTGAATTTCCTGTTGAAGATCGAGAGTAGACAATTGCAACAAGCGAATCGCTTGCTGTAATTGTGGTGTCATGGCTAACTGTTGACCTAGCTTGAGCTGTAATGAGGGTTTCATTCAGTATCGTTTACCTTGTTATTTTTATAATCCACTTCGCTCTCTATTTAATCATAGACGGAATTGTTCACCGAGATAAACTTGTTTTACTTGTTCATTATTGAGAACGTCCGCCGGAGTTCCTTCTGCGATGAGGTGCCCTTGGCTCACGATGTAAGCTTTTTCACAAACATCAAGGGTTTCGCGAACATTGTGATCGGTGATCAGCACGCCTAATCCACGATCTCGGAGGTGTTCAATGATCTTCTTTATATCGATGACGGAGATAGGGTCAACACCAGCAAAGGGCTCATCAAGCAAAATGAACTGAGGGTTAGCAGCCAAGGCTCGAGCAATTTCTACTCGACGTCTTTCACCACCAGACAGAGCCATACCTGCGCTCTTACGAATATGCTGTATGTGGAACTCTTCCAGTAAGTCTTCCAGTTTGTCCTGGCGCTCTTCATGGGTGATCTCTTCACGAGTCTGAAGAACCGCCATAATATTATCTTCTACTGATAGCTTGCGAAAAATGGAGGCTTCTTGTGGCAAGTAGCCGATACCCATTCGAGAGCGGCTGTGCATTGGCAAAATACTAATGTCTTTGCCATCAATGCTGATTTTGCCTTCATCCCGTGCGACTAAGCCGACGATCATGTAAAACGATGTGGTTTTTCCGGCACCATTGGGGCCAAGCAGGCCAACGATCTGTCCGGACTCAACTTGAAGACTCACGTCAGAAACCACTCGACGATTTTTATAGCTTTTGGCTAAGTTTTCCGCTTTTAGTATCGACATAATTACTCTTGGACAGTTTGAGGTTGAAGAACGGTTGAGACACGATCACCTTCTTTACCATCTGCCATTAGTTTTTGTTCGGTGATTTGGTAGCGAATCTTGGTACCACGGATGATACTGCCATCTTGGGAAAGCATCGCTCGTTCTATCATGGTTAAGCGATCATCGACAAGCTTGTAGTATAGCTCTTCAGCTTCACCGTAAAGTGTTTTGCCATCATCGGTTAGCTGTGAAAAAGTCGCGAGATCGCCGTAACCTTCGATTTCTTCAATCGTGCCATCGGTAGGGTTACGCAAAACGATGACTTTGTCGGCATTAATATTAATGCTGCCTTGTCTAAGTTTTACATCACCTAAGAAGGTGACTCGATTACTTTGCATATCAAGATTTTGGCTATCTGAATCAATGTAAACAGGTTGGTCTTTATCTGTCGAGAGCGCCAGAGCGCTACCTGATGCGACCAAACAAGCTATCAGGCTAAGGTGCGAGAGTTTCATATCTACCTTGAACATAGTTATAAAGAACAGCGTTATTGTCAGCAAAATTGCCTTTCATCGCTTGTCCTTCCGTTTCAAATTGTGGGCCTATAAGGACAACTTGGTTATCGGCCCAAAAATCACGATTGGTTAATTTGATGCTGAGCTCTGATGTGGTCATTGTATCGAAGCCGGATTCATCGAGCATGTTATTCGCAATCACGTTGTCATAAAGAGTGAGTATCTGATCGCTATCGAGTTTCGCTCTATCTGCGGTGATCTCCCACTCCTGAATGGTCCCATCTTTGTACACTTTAAGTACCGGTAGATCAAACCAAGTATCCCCATTTTCAGCGAAGTTCTCTAAATATACCGAGGTTATGATATAGCTACGAAGGCCTTGCTCGGTGTAAGAGGTATTCTCAATATTACGACCAGTAAACATCGGTAGCTCTTGATTGGGAGCGACTTGAATATCAAACTCTTGCTCTTTGTCATACAGATAATAGCCAGACCACGTAGCAACAAAAAACAGCAAGATATAAGCAATGCGGGCTAGACTCATATACTGAGCCCTTTATGGCAGTCGAGTTCATCACGCGCCTGAAGAATCAAGTCACACACTTCACGCACCGCGCCATAGCCACCCTTAATGGATGTCACATAGTTCGCCCGTTTTGCGAGTAGAGGGTGCCCATCTGCGACACAGACTTTTAAGCTTACTTTTTCCATGACTGGCCAATCAATTAAATCATCACCAATATAGCCTGTTTGCTGTGGGGCAATATTGAGTTTGTCACAAATGTCTTGATACGCTTTGACTTTATCGTCTTGACCTTGATAGATCAGTGAAATGCCCAGCGCTTTCATGCGATTCTCTACAATCTGAGATTGACGACCTGTAATGATGGCGACTTCTATACCTGCGTTCATCAGAGATTTAACCCCATAGCCATCACGAGTATGAAACGTTTTGAGTTCTTCGCCATTGTTACCCATGTAGATACGGCCATCAGAAAAGACACCATCAACGTCACAAATGAGAAGCTTGATCTCTTTTGCCAAGGCGAGAATCTCAGCGTCGACGTCGCCATACAGTGTTTCTACTAAGGTAGTCATTACATTACTCCCGCTTTTAGTAAGTCGTGCATATTCAATGCGCCAACCAGTTGACCATCATGACAAAGCATTAAGCCGTTAATACTCTTATCTTGCATCAGGTTGAGTCCTTCAGCGGCCAGCATATCAGGATGCGCCACGGTTGGATTCTTTGTCATCACTTCACCAATCGTCGAGCTGTGGATATCAATACGCTTGTCTAGAATACGCCTTAAATCCCCATCGGTAAATATTCCAACCAGTTGTTGCTTATGGTCAGTAACGGCGGTCATTCCCAAGCCTTTTTGGCTGATTTCTAATAATGCATCACGTATTAATGTTTCTGCTTTTACTGCCGGTAGAGCGTTACCTGAATGCATGATGTCGGAGAGTTTGAGCAGCAATTTACGGCCTAGCGCACCGCCAGGATGAGACAGGGCAAAATCTTCGGCGGTAAAACCACGAGCTTCCATTAGAGCGACGGCTAATGCATCACCCATCACCAATGTAGCGGTTGTGCTAGAGGTTGGAGCAAGTTCCAGTGGGCACGCTTCTTTTGGTACAGTGATTTGTAGATGGTAGTCCGCTAGCGTTGCCATGTTAGAACTTGGCTTGCCTGTCATGCTGATAATGCAAATATTACGGCGCTTTAACACTGGAAAGAGTGAGAGTATTTCAGAAGACTCGCCCGAGTTTGAAATGGCAAGCACAATGTCACCCGCTCCAATCATACCTAAATCGCCATGGGCGGCTTCGCCAGGGTGAACAAAGAAGGCAGAGGTACCCGTGCTAGCAAGTGAGGCAGCAATTTTATTACCAATATGGCCAGATTTTCCCATACCCATTACGGCGACTTTGCCTTTGTTACTTAATATTCGTTCACAAGCGCCGTTGAAGTCTTGATTAAAATACTGCTCGAGTTGTTCAAGCGCTTGAATTTCTGTCGTCAGAACTTGTTTAGCAACACGGTGATAGTCAAAAGTTGATGACATTGGGCGACTCCAATTCTGCGTTACGCAGTCATATTAATGACGAGGAAAGCTTGGTATGCAATGAAAAGAGTGAATAATACCCCTCCTTCAATGCGGTTAATACTGCGTGATTTACCTAATGCCATTACCACCAGTAGCAAAGAGACACCAAGCATGACCCAAAAGTCTCTTCCCATTGCATGCTCA
Coding sequences within it:
- the lptC gene encoding LPS export ABC transporter periplasmic protein LptC, encoding MSLARIAYILLFFVATWSGYYLYDKEQEFDIQVAPNQELPMFTGRNIENTSYTEQGLRSYIITSVYLENFAENGDTWFDLPVLKVYKDGTIQEWEITADRAKLDSDQILTLYDNVIANNMLDESGFDTMTTSELSIKLTNRDFWADNQVVLIGPQFETEGQAMKGNFADNNAVLYNYVQGRYETLAP
- a CDS encoding KpsF/GutQ family sugar-phosphate isomerase, giving the protein MSSTFDYHRVAKQVLTTEIQALEQLEQYFNQDFNGACERILSNKGKVAVMGMGKSGHIGNKIAASLASTGTSAFFVHPGEAAHGDLGMIGAGDIVLAISNSGESSEILSLFPVLKRRNICIISMTGKPSSNMATLADYHLQITVPKEACPLELAPTSSTTATLVMGDALAVALMEARGFTAEDFALSHPGGALGRKLLLKLSDIMHSGNALPAVKAETLIRDALLEISQKGLGMTAVTDHKQQLVGIFTDGDLRRILDKRIDIHSSTIGEVMTKNPTVAHPDMLAAEGLNLMQDKSINGLMLCHDGQLVGALNMHDLLKAGVM
- the lptB gene encoding LPS export ABC transporter ATP-binding protein gives rise to the protein MSILKAENLAKSYKNRRVVSDVSLQVESGQIVGLLGPNGAGKTTSFYMIVGLVARDEGKISIDGKDISILPMHSRSRMGIGYLPQEASIFRKLSVEDNIMAVLQTREEITHEERQDKLEDLLEEFHIQHIRKSAGMALSGGERRRVEIARALAANPQFILLDEPFAGVDPISVIDIKKIIEHLRDRGLGVLITDHNVRETLDVCEKAYIVSQGHLIAEGTPADVLNNEQVKQVYLGEQFRL
- the lptA gene encoding lipopolysaccharide transport periplasmic protein LptA; amino-acid sequence: MKLSHLSLIACLVASGSALALSTDKDQPVYIDSDSQNLDMQSNRVTFLGDVKLRQGSININADKVIVLRNPTDGTIEEIEGYGDLATFSQLTDDGKTLYGEAEELYYKLVDDRLTMIERAMLSQDGSIIRGTKIRYQITEQKLMADGKEGDRVSTVLQPQTVQE
- the kdsC gene encoding 3-deoxy-manno-octulosonate-8-phosphatase KdsC, with the protein product MTTLVETLYGDVDAEILALAKEIKLLICDVDGVFSDGRIYMGNNGEELKTFHTRDGYGVKSLMNAGIEVAIITGRQSQIVENRMKALGISLIYQGQDDKVKAYQDICDKLNIAPQQTGYIGDDLIDWPVMEKVSLKVCVADGHPLLAKRANYVTSIKGGYGAVREVCDLILQARDELDCHKGLSI